The sequence below is a genomic window from bacterium.
AGGGAACGGAAAGCGTATATTCCCAATAGTTCTTCCCCGCCTGAGTCACCTTCTTCCGGTCAAATTTAAAGCGGGCGGGTCGTCCCTGCACATTGAACATCCGGTCGAAATCAAATGGATCGCCCTGCGTCGTGAACTCATTCAGGGTGAAGCCCGGCTGGTTCTGCTGGACGAGGTGGTCATTCAACAGTTTCTGGAAGTCCGGCCCCTTGAGCCCGTCCATCTCCTGGCCATTGAGAAAGGCCGCCTCGATATGGGGCGGGTCTGCCGGATACAACGGCTCGGTGTCCTGATACGGCACAGGCAGGGCCTTGATGCGCAGGGTCACCTGGATCTCAAACGGCTCATCCACCAGCACCGTCGTGCGGGAGGCCGTCACCTCGGCAATCACCTCATCCTGACGCGTCACGCCCGTCACGGTAATGGGAGGACCGGTCCCGGTGATCGTCACTCCGTTCACCCGGACCGTAATGGGGCCTGCGGTGAACCCACCTTCAGCGGCCGGCGTCACCCGGTAGGTAAAAATCCGGCCGGAAAAATCTTCCCGCTGCATCCGGCCATTCACAATCACCACGGTGTAATGGCTGGCCGACTGGCTCCCCAGCAGTTCAACGGTGCTATTGCGGATGGCAGACAAATCCGGGGCCCCGGGATTATCCGCTCCATCCACCTTGACCTCCAGCAGGAATGACTCCCCGAGATAGACACTCGCACGGCTGGCCTTGACGGAGAGGGTCGGGGTGGCAGAGAAGGCGATCGTAGCCATGGAAAAACAAGCCAGACAGACATATCGACCCAACCGCCTCATTCTGGCCACGGCGCCGATGGAGCGGCGCCCTCCATTAAATCCCATTTCTCCATTCATTCGCCTACCAATCTCTTTCGGCGGGGGACAGCGGGACATAGGAATCGCGCTCGCGCTTTTCCTGCTCATGTTCCTTCTCGCGCTGTTTGGCCTTTTCCAGTAACCGCTTCAGATCTTCCGCCGACATCTGGTCTTTTTTATCCTCCGACTTGGGCGGCGGCTTCTGCTCCTCTTTCTTCTGATCCTGCGGGGGCGGCGGCTCCTGCTTGGGCTGATCCTGTTGCGGCTGGTTCTGCGGCTGATTGTCCTGCGGCTTTTTATCCTTGGGCAGCAGTGCTTCGATCTCCTTCAGCACGGCATAGGCCTTCTGCTGATACACCAGACTGCCGGCCAGGGCGTTGGTGATCGCCCCTTCCGCCAACTGCTGCAGAGCCACGGCCTGCCCCGTCAGCTCCACGATCTTCCTGCGATCTTCCGGGGACAGCACCACCTCCATCGCATTGGTTCCCGCCGCGGCATTGGTGGAAGCGACGGCATTGGTGGAGGCCTGCTCAACCGGGCGGCTGATCCCCTCCGGCGGAACCTCCTGTTCAAACCGCTGCTTGAATAACCCGGTCAGTTCCAGTGCCTCGGCCTGCTGGGCGTTGACACTTTGCCTGAGTTCATCCGACACCGGCGACGCACCGGCGACGACAGGAACCGTTACCGTAATGGCGTTCGTCTGCCGCTGGAGATCTTCGCGCAGGAGCTGCGGATATCCCGCCATGCCTTTCCAGAGTGTGTAGACGGCGGCTTCCGCCTTACGCGCAGGGGCATAGGCTGAACGATCCAAATTACGGAGCCCGGCGGCCACCCCGAACATCGCATCGCGGATCGATTCCGCAAAGGCATTGATCTGGGCCATCTGCTGCGGGGCATTCGTGTTGTTTGCGGCGGACTGGGACATCGCCTGCAGCAACTTGCCTTTCAACGGAATCATCAGGTCGGCCGTGCGATCCTGCTCAGCGGCCAGCGATTCCAGGCCGTCGATCAAGGCCGGCGTGGTATTGGTAAAGGCGGCGGGAATATCCTGCAGAAGCTTCCGCTGCTGGAGCAACATGAGATCCGCCAAAGCGCCCGGCGGGGTCTGCCCATGCTCGGCCATCAGGCGTATAATTTTCGCCTGTTCCTCCACCTGACCGGCCATGCCCGCGACCACCGCCAGATTCTTGCGGCTGTCGGCATTGTCCGGCTGCTGGCGCAACGCCTTCTGGAAGGCGGTTCCCGCCTGCTTCAGCGCCTGGACCCGGCGTTCCGCCACGGCGGGATCCGGCGGGGTGGCTGCATTTTCCTGCAAAGGCGCAGACCCGGTCGTAAACAAGGCGCATCCGAGATTATAGGCGGCCTGCGCGCCGATCGCCCCTTCCCCGCCCGTCAGGCTCCGGAACAGGTCACCGGCCTCCTCTGATTTTCCCGCCTTGAGCAGCGCGCATCCGGCATTAAAGACGTAGTCCTCGCGGGTGGCCGAGGCGGCCGTTCGGGCCGCGACCTGGTACGCCTCCGCGGCGCCTTCGTAGTTTCCTGCCAGATAGAGCCGTTGCGCCAACCGGGCGCCATCCCGGCCGGCCGGAATCACGGCCGTGCGATTAGTGGCAGGTAACGCTGACTCCACCGCGTTGGTGGCCGCCTGAAGCGGAAGGCTGGCCACCAGCCAAAGCGCCAGCGCCGTCGCCGCCGCAGGCAGGGGGGGAGGCTGACCCCTGTCTTCCCCGGTGGGAGGGGCGC
It includes:
- a CDS encoding VWA domain-containing protein, with amino-acid sequence MNLQFQYPWILFLIWLVPVIGVAWHILAGRRVAGQLFVSSAMAVKLAPAPAATRRVWQLSLFMAGLVLSLLAAARPQWGMQEETVYQRGRDLMVVLDVSRSMLARDVHPSRLGRAKVDLLDLVKELRGDRVGLLAFRGRPVLLCPLTTDYGYMAQTLEGVGVDSAPAGETDIGGAVVEALQNFGDEEGSHKAIVLITDGDDLAGKALEAANKAKEKGVALFTVGFGSSEGAPIPSVANKKETLNYQGQEVVSKLNNALLREMAEATGGAYVPVGLANVKLGDLYRNHLSRISARDLEESSQRRYVERYQIFLLPAVLLFLAVAFLSRGRIACGKTKSTSPVGGALRAATGSSKAPSDLPVAARSAPPTGEDRGQPPPLPAAATALALWLVASLPLQAATNAVESALPATNRTAVIPAGRDGARLAQRLYLAGNYEGAAEAYQVAARTAASATREDYVFNAGCALLKAGKSEEAGDLFRSLTGGEGAIGAQAAYNLGCALFTTGSAPLQENAATPPDPAVAERRVQALKQAGTAFQKALRQQPDNADSRKNLAVVAGMAGQVEEQAKIIRLMAEHGQTPPGALADLMLLQQRKLLQDIPAAFTNTTPALIDGLESLAAEQDRTADLMIPLKGKLLQAMSQSAANNTNAPQQMAQINAFAESIRDAMFGVAAGLRNLDRSAYAPARKAEAAVYTLWKGMAGYPQLLREDLQRQTNAITVTVPVVAGASPVSDELRQSVNAQQAEALELTGLFKQRFEQEVPPEGISRPVEQASTNAVASTNAAAGTNAMEVVLSPEDRRKIVELTGQAVALQQLAEGAITNALAGSLVYQQKAYAVLKEIEALLPKDKKPQDNQPQNQPQQDQPKQEPPPPQDQKKEEQKPPPKSEDKKDQMSAEDLKRLLEKAKQREKEHEQEKRERDSYVPLSPAERDW